Genomic window (Streptomyces cadmiisoli):
TTGCCGCGCTGCTCGAGGGCACCGCAGACGTCGCCTTGTTGTGCGCCGGCACCGACGACCTGGCTGGCTTGGAGACCTGTGAAGTGGCCCACGAAGGCCCCATCGCTCTGCTGCCTCGCGGCCACCACCTGGCCCACCGCGCCACCGTGACCACGGCCGAACTCCGGCAGGCCCCCGCCTTTCGCGAGCAGTGCCCGCCACTGGGCCTGGACGAGATCCTCGATCGGGTCGCACTCGGCCAACTCGTCACCGTGGTCGGTTCGTCGGTCGCCGATCGGCTCGCACGCGAAGTGACAGCTGTCCCGGTGACGGATCTGCCCACCATCACGCTGGTCCTGGGCTGGCGACGACAGGCACTGCGACCGGAGGCCATTTCTTTCATCCGCACCGCCCAACGGGTCACGACCCGACAGG
Coding sequences:
- a CDS encoding LysR family transcriptional regulator, whose translation is MYFVTVAEELHFSRAAQKLGIAQPPLSRAITRLERRMGVRLLERTSRRVELTEAGRVFLDECRGLLQSLDAAVRRTQQAALPPRLVLAVRPGTGSGVLAQLLRAHEGADPDLVFTHDRVAALLEGTADVALLCAGTDDLAGLETCEVAHEGPIALLPRGHHLAHRATVTTAELRQAPAFREQCPPLGLDEILDRVALGQLVTVVGSSVADRLAREVTAVPVTDLPTITLVLGWRRQALRPEAISFIRTAQRVTTRQARIPDTA